From a region of the Triticum aestivum cultivar Chinese Spring chromosome 7D, IWGSC CS RefSeq v2.1, whole genome shotgun sequence genome:
- the LOC123165224 gene encoding uncharacterized protein isoform X1 has product MRKSGTKEGIEGSIGFKHGIDVNPSSVSTQTGGTRSDLMIRVCSCTRRSSSLHNPNTRNIMMTCKSCGGKSTVDRGGPSCSSNLNTSGLELPRPIDPEVRWKTVNRRQRAARRARTFSGGDRLKDEIRSFYACGNPTSLEVAQEEDSASESEKLGVSILGRRFGDPMENVPIKKRRVHMDCSPSPPSTPLLVDPYEKIPSRSGGGISSYGKHRKVKTLGGKHMEEKRGPLEAADFSGISILAAAACESEMDVAKLNGECSKSARSLDERKPEIISGSSLLDPLHEIKGDKLNIPDRTLKLSETAPDMRPLFPTTLNSSESAPDMKPLFPTTLNGPENLVGSAAALEGNTALYSLLSNANKTDIFSSVSDAKSSDVTMSTNSSNPGKSVGCFGDTVVHTKHSNAAHDSRLHWDLNIAMEAWDTHCGDDDNHDMVGPDPVASVSDCNDAQKEMNKSQVCRDLSQSTVAEVILRHSVDKIHVADAAKDGNTKGETDFPGDGSFHPLCSRSPLKVQLLESECLDGNDSSAETNNLLDLQKSSYVSNVALHIGSNPDLSSLSLTKEHFAFAANVEKLDVSHTSPLDCEGLSHLISEDAHAGGSSIQTSVLGSRVKPMTSRLVSEESTNIATVSSKSFTDAGWSDDKLGQASLQSISEFKNHELLDVDSGTSKIDQSVNEKAEHDTDVLCVDKKAADADNDSDLPDSHPEDNLHTSDCVMSYAHIEGGVDATIDYRNRLLACANATSAETCYITSDIHAHGLNSECTKQADTDMDNIVDSKSRAQSQPSGYKHDLQKVTSNNCLEHCYRTDTSRFSKDLSVTGKVDVEEDDSQYEDGELRESGDRYWADDIYEEVKCANYQVSDYKDEKAAPDIHHVPVGSVSNNMVMPVANYNGTLSRKEDCDVSPVSSKRSWSSNCLDGGSGMMCAASARSIHVNMKNETRMYDNLDLTIARSAGTVSQSERGGDGLGEDPLNIRSKPVGWDMLPEDQRHSRDSRDRVDSSNLCVLGTLEAAEACESFRPMGLPNRDVQSRLDRPRSFDRPHRNEHCRSDDGYGSGSKAERSVDRPHGRGGASRHIQANIRGEQWAENSNSSRSSQRRSPDYNNYGPAGPRNAAEAAVAKMESSGFVVAADGTLVRAVDAANTSTMSRRMRNKSSFYHPLSRRCSPVDRDGSRGLSREPAHAREAPPERCFGASGNRSGRYGPQMDKDHAIDENLSSVHSSLSNRQRRFPAHRASLDLSRAHSRSPSGSRSRSPHAWTSNGGSSIRRHSRSPNYMTEVRIGRMTSPQRQHRFNDRVMRGSPSRNSTYSQHDSTWVEGRSCSTLDISYHKKRYSRRSPPLRTTSRNDMFDLMDSQGRSGSREFHRPTRDFKRGNKHDGNGDDKRCNDRYGTVKPYEHNGAVKQFRNHAGDKLHPHTSAPRSPEPQRGSPRRF; this is encoded by the exons ATGAGGAAGTCTGGAACAAAAG AGGGTATCGAGGGATCTATTGGATTTAAGCATGGGATTGATGTGAACCCATCTTCTGTTTCTACTCAAACAGGAGGAACGCGATCTGATTTGATG ATTCGAGTGTGCAGTTGTACTAGAAGGTCCTCGTCACTTCATAATCCTAATACCAGAAATATTATGATGACCTGCAAAAGCTGTGGTGGCAAATCAACAGTGGACAGAGGTGGGCCATCGTGTAGCAGCAACCTTAACACCAGCGGCTTGGAGCTCCCCAGACCTATAGATCCTGAGGTGAGATGGAAGACTGTAAACAGAAGGCAAAGAGCTGCAAGGAGAGCAAGGACCTTTTCTGGAGGAGACAGATTGAAGGATGAAATTAGATCTTTCTATGCATGTGGCAATCCCACGAGCCTAGAAGTGGCTCAAGAAGAGGATTCAGCCTCTGAATCTGAGAAG CTTGGGGTATCTATTCTTGGTCGGCGCTTTGGTGATCCCATGGAAAATGTTCCAATAAAAAAGAGAAGAGTTCATATGGATTGTTCTCCATCACCTCCATCCACCCCACTGCTAGTGGATCCTTATGAAAAAATACCGAGCAGATCTGGTGGAGGCATTTCATCATATGGCAAGCACCGCAAGGTTAAAACACTAGGAGGCAAGCACATGGAAGAAAAGAGAGGACCTCTTGAAGCTGCTGATTTTTCCGGTATATCAATACTGGCTGCTGCTGCCTGTGAAAGTGAGATGGATGTTGCTAAGTTAAATGGTGAATGCTCGAAGTCAGCCCGCTCTCTTGATGAAAGAAAGCCAGAAATTATCTCTGGCAGTTCACTGTTGGATCCTCTACATGAAATTAAGGGGGATAAGCTAAATATCCCAGACAGGACCCTGAAATTATCTGAAACTGCTCCTGACATGAGGCCTTTGTTTCCCACTACATTAAATAGCTCTGAGTCTGCTCCTGACATGAAGCCCTTGTTCCCCACAACATTAAATGGTCCAGAGAATCTTGTTGGATCTGCAGCTGCTCTGGAGGGTAATACTGCACTTTATTCTTTGTTGAGCAATGCAAACAAAACCGATATTTTTTCATCTGTTTCTGATGCTAAATCTTCGGATGTTACCATGTCAACTAACTCAAGCAATCCAGGCAAATCAGTAGGCTGCTTTGGAGATACAGTTGTGCACACCAAGCATTCCAATGCGGCTCATGATTCTAGACTGCACTGGGATCTTAACATTGCGATGGAGGCGTGGGACACCcattgtggtgatgatgataatCATGATATGGTTGGTCCTGATCCTGTAGCTTCTGTAAGTGATTGTAATGATGCTCAAAAGGAGATGAACAAATCACAGGTGTGTCGGGATCTTTCTCAGTCAACAGTTGCTGAGGTCATACTTCGTCATTCTGTTGATAAAATTCACGTGGCTGATGCAGCGAAAGATGGTAACACAAAGGGTGAAACTGATTTCCCAGGTGATGGTTCATTTCATCCTTTGTGCAGTCGGTCTCCCCTGAAAGTTCAGCTATTGGAATCCGAATGTTTAGATGGAAATGATTCCTCTGCCGAAACAAACAATTTGCTTGATCTGCAGAAGAGTAGTTATGTTTCTAATGTGGCATTGCATATCGGATCTAATCCAGACTTGAGTTCTCTGTCTCTTACTAAGGAACATTTCGCTTTTGCTGCAAATGTGGAGAAACTTGACGTGTCACACACTTCACCCCTTGATTGTGAAGGTTTGTCTCACTTGATTTCTGAGGATGCTCATGCTGGAGGTAGTTCAATTCAAACAAGTGTTCTGGGCTCCAGAGTGAAGCCTATGACAAGCAGATTAGTTTCTGAGGAAAGCACAAATATTGCAACAGTTTCCAGTAAAAGTTTTACTGACGCTGGGTGGAGCGATGATAAACTTGGGCAAGCTTCACTACAGAGCATATCTGAATTTAAAAACCATGAACTTTTGGATGTTGATTCAGGAACTAGTAAAATTGATCAGTCCGTCAATGAGAAGGCTGAACATGACACTGACGTATTGTGCGTTGACAAGAAAGCTGCAGATGCAGACAATGATTCAGACCTCCCTGATTCTCATCCAGAGGATAACCTACACACTTCTGATTGCGTCATGTCCTATGCGCATATAGAGGGTGGTGTGGATGCAACAATCGATTACAGAAATCGTTTACTTGCTTGTGCCAACGCTACCAGTGCAGAAACATGTTACATCACCAGTGATATTCATGCTCATGGTCTCAATTCAGAGTGCACTAAACAAGCAGATACTGACATGGACAATATTGTGGATTCAAAATCTAGAGCACAAAGCCAACCAAGTGGTTACAAACATGATCTTCAGAAGGTCACATCAAATAATTGCCTTGAACACTGCTATCGGACAGACACGTCTCGTTTTAGCAAAGATCTTTCTGTGACCGGAAAAGTTGACGTCGAGGAAGATGATTCTCAGTATGAGGATGGGGAACTTAGGGAATCTGGTGACCGTTATTGGGCCGATGACATTTATGAAGAAGTTAAATGTGCTAATTATCAGGTATCAGATTACAAGGATGAAAAAGCTGCCCCAGACATTCATCATGTACCTGTTGGCTCTGTTTCAAACAATATGGTTATGCCAGTTGCTAATTACAATGGAACATTATCCAGGAAGGAAGATTGTGATGTTTCACCCGTCTCATCGAAGCGCTCATGGTCAAGTAACTGCTTGGATGGTGGATCTGGAATGATGTGTGCTGCAAGTGCTCGGAGCATTCATGTGAATATGAAAAATGAGACTCGAATGTATGACAACCTAGACCTTACAATAGCTCGATCTGCTGGGACCGTTAGCCAGTCTGAAAGGGGTGGTGATGGTTTAGGTGAGGATCCATTGAATATCAGATCAAAGCCCGTGGGATGGGATATGTTGCCTGAAGATCAGAGGCACTCTCGAGATTCAAGAGACAGAGTTGATTCTTCTAACCTGTGTGTTTTAGGTACATTAGAGGCAGCTGAAGCCTGTGAATCATTTCGACCAATGGGATTACCAAATAGAGACGTGCAATCACGACTTGATCGGCCTAGATCATTTGACAGACCCCACAGAAATGAGCACTGCAG ATCTGATGATGGCTATGGTTCTGGCTCAAAAGCTGAAAGGTCTGTTGATAGGCCACATGGCAGGGGCGGAGCATCTCGGCATATTCAAGCAAACATCCGAGGGGAGCAGTGGGCTGAAAATTCAAATAGTTCTCGTTCTTCCCAGCGAAGATCACCTGATTATAATAATTATGGCCCAGCTGGTCCAAGAAATGCTGCTGAAGCTGCTGTTGCAAAGATGGAGAGCAGTGGCTTTGTTGTTGCAGCTGATGGCACTTTGGTAAGAGCTGTTGATGCAGCAAATACAAGTACCATGTCCAGAAGGATGAGAAACAAAAGTAGCTTCTACCACCCTTTGTCTAGACGGTGTTCCCCAGTTGACAGAGATGGAAGTCGTGGGTTGTCCAGAGAACCTGCACATGCTAGGGAAGCACCTCCAGAACGATGCTTTGGTGCTAGTGGCAACCGGTCTGGTCGATATGGTCCTCAGATGGATAAAGATCATGCCATTGATGAAAATTTGAGTTCAGTTCATAGCTCACTGTCTAATAGACAACGGAGGTTCCCAGCGCATAGAGCCTCACTCGACCTGTCACGTGCTCACAGCAGATCTCCTTCAGGATCTAGATCTCGATCACCACATGCTTGGACATCCAACGGAGGCTCAAGTATACGGAGGCATAGTAGATCTCCTAATTACATGACTGAAGTTAGAATTGGTAGAATGACTTCACCTCAAAGACAACATCGATTCAATGATCGAGTTATGCGTGGTAGTCCATCAAGAAATTCCACTTACTCTCAACATGATTCAACATGGGTTGAAGGAAGGAGCTGCTCAACACTAGATATTTCTTATCACAAGAAACGGTATTCTCGGAGGAGCCCACCTCTGAGAACCACCTCAAGAAATGACATGTTCGATTTAATGGATTCCCAAGGACGGTCAGGATCTCGAGAATTCCACCGCCCAACACGTGACTTCAAAAGGGGAAATAAGCATGATGGGAATGGTGATGATAAAAGATGTAATGATAGATATGGAACTGTCAAACCATATGAACATAATGGTGCTGTGAAGCAGTTCAGGAATCATGCTGGAGATAAACTTCATCCACACACTTCTGCACCCAGATCACCTGAACCGCAAAGAGGAAGCCCTCGGCGATTTTGA